Part of the Tepidisphaeraceae bacterium genome is shown below.
ACGTCGAATCGTACCGATTTGGCGCACTTTGGACAGCGGGCGGCATAGTGCGTGCCGTCGGCGGAGCGGTAGACGCGGACGTAGGTTCGGCAGCAGTTGAACATGACGCTGAGGAACGGGCGGGACGCGGGGGTTCCGGCGCTTGCTGCGCCGGTGGAACCCGACGCCGCTGAAGCGGTGTCGCCGTGGGTTCCGATCGTGACGCGATAGTCGCGTGGGTCGCGTGGTGTTGCCATGATTGTCCGCTCCGGCCCCTCTCCCGGTATTCCGGGGGAGGCTGAGAGGGGGTGAGTTTGCCTTAATAGATTCGCCAGCCGTTCGAAGCACCCCCACCCTAACCCTCCCCCGGAGTACCGGGAGAGGGAACCAGACGAACTCACTTGAAGCTTTACCGGCTCTGTTCGTACCGCGCCCAAATGCGCGGCGACACGCTTTGCACCAGCGTCAGCGCCCGCGAGCGCAGCTGATTTACCGTCGCCTCGATCGAGCGCACGTCGGCAGGGTCGGTAATCTCCGGCAAATTCGCCCGCACGCTGTAAATCGCACAGCGGACGGTCGCCATCGCCAGATCGGCACAGACGGCCAGGTCGCTCAGCAGGTATGGGTTCACGTGGTCCACCTGCGCGTCGGCGATCTCCAGCACGCGCACCGCGGTCGCGCCGATCGCTTCCGGCACGCGCACACACGCCAGAATCGCCGCGTTCAGCGTCGCCTGCTTGTCGGGGCCGTCGGGCATCTTCTTGGCGTCGCGCAAGGCTTCGAACGCGGCCTGATCTTCGATGACCAGCTGCGCGAACAGGTTTCGCGCGTTCAGCAGTTCCCGCTGGGCGGCCGTCAGTTCGTCGGTGAAGGCCTCGTGGCCCTTGCGCCCCACGCTGTAGTTGATCACCATCTGCCCCATGGTGACTGCCAGCGCCCCCGCCAGCGCCGTAACGGCCCCACCACCCGGCGTGGGCGTGCGGGCAGCGGCGGCTTCGAGGAAATCGTGGATCGTGCTGGTAGTGTCTTTCATGGGCCCAACATGCGGTGCAATGCGATTCCGCGGCAACGGCGAACTGATTAAATGTGCCACCGGCGGCTTGCCCGCCCGTGTCTTTTCTTCGACGAAGACACCGGTGGACAAGCCGCCGGTGGCACACATTCACAGGCGGCGCTCCCCTACGTCTCGGGATTGTCCTGCTCGATCTCGTTCAGGTAGGTCAGGGCCCGTTCCAGTTCGCTCTTGAGGTGACGGACGCGCAACAGGCTCTTTACGCGCGTCAGCAATTCGAGCTTGTTGACGGGTTTGCTGACGAAGTCGTCGGTGCCGCACTCGCTGGCCTGTTCGATATCGCCCAGCTCGTTCAGGGCCGTCACCATCAGGATCTGGATGTCCTTTGTCTTCGGGTCGCTCTTGAGCTTGCGGCAGACCTGATAGCCGCTCATCCGCGGCATCATGATGTCCAGCAGAATCAGATCCGGATTGTGCTCGGCGACCTTCTCCAGCGCGTCGACCCCGTCTACCGCGATGGCAATGCGCACCGGCAGCGCTTCCAGGAACGCCTGCAGCAGTTCGACGTTCTGCGGGTTGTCGTCGACGATGAGCACGGTCGACTGCGGCAAGAACGACTCGCTGTTAATGTCCGCCTGGGCGGCTGCGGGATCGGTCGGCGGAAATGCGTCGGTCATGCGACAAGTTATATCCGACGGGCACCGCCCTTTCGAGTTTTTGAGGCCAGTCGACGACCGACGACCGGTTATCGGACGGTGACCTCCTCGCCATTCGGGCGAGGGCCGGACTTGGTTGCGGTGCCAGATAACCCGAGTGTCATCCCGAGGAAAGCGGCAGCGACCCGAGGGATCTAGAACATGGGAGAGTCACTCGGATGTGGGAGATCCCTCACGTCGCTACCGCTCCCGTTCGGGATGACGCGCACTTCCCTTCGGGCACGCCTCGGAAGGAGAGGGGACCGAAACGAGCCCGTCTCAATCCGCGAACAGTTTCGAAAGAAAACGACAACTCTCATCCGCGGCGGCCTGGGGGTTCTGCGTGTGCGTGTAGAGCTCGACGGTCGCGAAGCGATCGTATTGAATAGCCCGCAGCGACTGTTTCAGTTCATCCCACGGGAAAGTGCCCTGACCCGGGATCATGTGGTAATGCTTGCGGCCCGGCAGATCCTCGACGTGCAAATTCCAGATCCGCCCCTGCATCAGCGACACGACGTCCGCGATTGGCTCGCCAATGACGACGCTATGACCAATGTCCAAATTCGCCCCCAACCGCTGGCTGCCTAGCCGGTCACACCAGTCGCGCAGTTCGGCGATGTACTCGACGTATAGGCCGGGCTCGCACTCAATACCGACATCGATCCCCATCGACTCAGCAGAGTCCAAAATAGGTTTAATCGATTCCACGAACTGAGGGGCCGCCCGGTCGGGTGGCATGCCCCCGAGCAGCCGGCCGCTCGTAATGCTGATGTTGCGCGCCCCGATGGCCGCGGCGAAGTCGAGCGTCTTCAAAATCATCCGCTGGCGGTCGGCCCGCATCGTCGCGTCCGGGCTGATCAAACTCGGCTCAAAGTACGGTTCCGCCGGCGCGTGCCGCCAGTAACCGAACGAGCAGTTGGCGTTGACGTTGGAGACCGTCAGTTCCAGCCGTTCCAGTTCATCCAGCACGCGCGCTGTGAAGGCGGTGTCGATCGCGTCCGGATATGCGTGCGGCACGTCCGCGAGAATCTCGACGCCCTCGAACCCGGCGCGCTTAATGCCCGCCAGCGCGTCGAACAGCGTGTGCTTCGTGTAGGCGTTAGTGGAGAAGGCGAGCTTCATGTGTGGTACGGGCGGCTTCTGGCACCTCTCCCCTTACTCATGGGAGAGGCTGGGTGAGGGTGATTTCGTTCCAAATGAGAGGCGCCAGCAGTTCGAAATCACCCTCACCTAGCCTCTCCCGGAGTACCGGGAGAGGGACCGGAGGAGCTCGTCTGCTAGCGATCAGCTAATGTCCCTCCGCCGGCTCGCCCAGCAGCTTCTTCAGTTCCTTGAACTTGTCATCCAGCATCGCCTTGCTCGGCGCTTCCAAATTCAGGCGCAACAGCGGTTCGGTGTTGCTCTTGCGGACGTTGAACCACCAGTCGCCCATGTCAACGGTGATGCCGTCAAGGTAGTCGCTCTTGCCGGTCTTATACGCCTCGGCGATCTCGCGGATCTTGGCGTCCTTGTCGTCGACGAGAAAGTTGACCTCGCCGGTCTGGAAGTACTTGCTGAACGGCTTGAGCTGCGCGCTGGCCGGGGCGGCCTGCTTCGACAGCACCGACAGCACCTTGGCGAACGCAATCGCCCCGCTGTCGGCGTAAAAGTTGCCCTGGAAGTAGAAGTGCCCGCTCAGTTCCCCGCCGAACACCGCCTTCGTCTCGGCCATCGTTTTCTTGATGAACGCGTGACCAACGCGGTCGCGCTTCGGCACGCCACCTGCCGCCTTGATTTCGTCGGGCACCACATGGCTGCTGCGCAGATCGTAGACGATCGTCGCGCCGGGCTGCTCGATCAGGAAATCCTTGGCCATGACCGCCGTCAGGATGTCGCAACCGATCGTCTGGCCTAGTTCGTCGACGAAGAAGCACCGGTCGGCGTCACCGTCGAAGCAACCGCCGAGGTCGGCGCCCGTCTCGCGCACCTTGGCCTTGAGCATGTCCAAGTTCGAATCGACCAGCGGATTGGGGTCGTGCACGAAGCTGCCGGTGATCTCGAAGAGTAGCGGGATGATCTCGAGGTTCGGCACGTCGTTGAAGACCAGCGGCACCATCTTACCCGCCATGCCGTTGCTGGCGTCGACCACGACGCGCAGCTTGCGCTTCAGGTCCATGAACTGCAGCACGTGTTTGCGGTACGCCGGCCAGAGGTCCTGCTCGACGATCTGCCCCTTCAGCCCCGTATTGCCCACGCGCAGCGTGCTGGCGATGCGCTTGATGTCCCCCAGCCCACTGGCCGCGCCGATCGGCTTGGCCTTGGGCCCGCTGATCTTGAACCCATTGTACTGAATGGGGTTGTGCGACGCCGTCGTCATTATGCCGCCGACGGTGTCCAGTTCGTTGATCGCAAAGTAGATGAACGACGTGTCGACCATGCCGACGTCGACCACATTCATCCCGACCGACCGAATGCCGTCCATGAGGGCATTGGCCAGGTCGGGTGAATGGGGGCGCATGTCGCGCCCGACGACCATCGTGTCCTCGCGGGCCACCTTCTTGTCGGCCGGCAGGGCTGCCCGGCTGCGCTTCAGGTACTGGGCCGCAGCGTGACCCACCTTCCACGCCATTTCCTCGTTTAGCGGGCTCGGATAGACCGCGCGGACGTCGTACGCCTTAAAGATCTTATCGATCATGTGTTCCTTCCCGGGCCTGCCCGAGGCGGAAGTGTACTTAGCAGCGTCAACAGCGGCAATCGAAGAGGACATGCGCATGCTATCGGGTAGCGACCACGACAGGGTAAGACGAGCGCGACACGGGAACGCCGGCCAGCGTGCCACGCGAGCGTCTGGCATTCCGTGCGCACCGGCGGGGGCGCGCGTAGCGACTATCCGACCTGTTCAGCGATCGACGCCGTCGCTAAAGTCCACCCATCATGAAAACGCAACTGCTCGGCCGATCGTCGCTCGTCTCGTCGCGCCTGTCGTACGGCAACATGCGTTCGGTCGGCACGTGGAACCCTGCCGAGGTTACGCCCGAACGCATGGCCAAGGCCGTGCAGGCGCACATCGCGGCGTACGAAGCAGGCTACACGCTCTTCGACACCGCAGACATCTACTGCCGGGGCATGTGCGAGACCGCGCTGGGCAACACGCTAAAGCAGGTCAGCGGCATGCGCGACCGCATCTTAATCGCCACCAAGTGCGGCATCCGCTTCGCGGGCGACCCCGCGCCCGACTCGCCCCACCGCTACGATTTTTCGGCCCAGCACATCGAACGGTCGGTCGAAGGGACGTTGTCCCGCCTGGGCGTCGAGACGATCGACGTCTTCCACCTGCATCGCCCGGATCTGCTGATGAACCCACCCGAGATCGCCGCTGCGTTCGACCGCGTCCGCAGCGCCGGCAAGGTGCGCGAGTTCGCCGTCAGCAACTTCTCGCCCAGCTTCGTCGCGGCGCTGCAGGCCCACCTGCCCTTCCCACTGGTTGCCAACCAGGTCGAGATTCACCTCGGTCGGCTCGACCCGTTCACGGACGGCACGCTCGATCAATGCATCGAGCGCACCATCACCCCGCTCAGCTGGAGCCCTTTGGCCGGTGGCTGGCTGGGCGCCGGTCGCACGCTGCCCGCCGACGCGCCGAATCGGGAGAATCGCCAGAAGTTGCTGGACGTGCTCGACGCCACCGCGACCGAGCACGGCGTTAGCCGGACCGTCATCGCGCTCGCCTGGCTCCTGAAACACCCCAGCCAGATCATCCCCATTATCGGGTCGGCCACCCCCGCCAACATCGTTGACGCCGCCAAGGCCGACGACATCGACCTGACACGCGACCAGTGGTACCGCATCCTGCTCGCAGCGCGCGGCAAGGCGTTGCCGTAAGAACGGCGCTCGCCTATCTCGACACATCAAGAAAGCCAAATGCAACCGCGGAGATGCAGAGGACGCGGAGATAGAGGGAGAAGCGTTCAAAGTGGAAAAAGCATTCTGAACGCGTCTCTCTCTATCTCCACGTCCTCCGCGTCTCTGCGGTTATCCGAGTTCGTCCCGCTAGCTGTATCGGCGTCGGCGCGTGCCCAGAAGCAACATGCCACCCAGGCCGACGCCGACCGCGCTCGCCGGCTCGGGCACCGCCGTCAGCGTCACGATGTCGGTGGTGTGTTCACGGCGTTCCCAACCGGTTACTTCGCCCTTCGTGTTCATTAGCGGGAAGAGATAGACGGGCGTCAGGATGGCCTTCCAGATGCCATCCTCTTCGAACACGTTCACCTCGACGTGACCGTAATGCTTGCCGCCCGACAGCAGCACATTGCCGTCCCAGATTTCCGGTGCATCGGTGTGCGCGATGAACTCCTGGAACTCGTTCTTCAGGACATCCTCAGTGAGCGGCGCCCGCAGACCGTCGCCACCGATGCCCACGTCGTAGAAGTGGATGCCGTCGACGAGCGAATGTTCGTACATCTCATCGTGGCCACTGAAGACGGCGTCGACGCCGTACTGGGACAGCAACGGGGTAAGGGCCCGCATCGGCACGCCCGATTGCGGGTCGAGACCGGCGTCGATCGCGCCCGGGGCCAATCCGTGCGGGCCGGTGGAATAGGGCGCGTGATGAAACTGCACGAACGTGAACTGGCTCGCCTGCTGCGCGTCGGCCAACTGCGACTGCAGCCACGCGTACTGCTCCGAGCCTGGCATGTAGTCGGGCGCGTTGGAACCGGACAAGTGATGATTGGTGTCGGTCGCCTTACCGTGTTCACCACCGTCGCTGGAATCGATCGTGATGTAGGTGATCGGGCCAAGGTCGAACCGATGGTACCGGCCGTTGTGTTGCGCGTTGGTCGCGCCGTTGTCAGGGGTTTCGAAGTACGTTCGGAACTTATCCGTCGAGCGGTTCGCCGCCACTGCCGTGTAACCGCCCAGATCTCCCGGACCGCCGTAATTCTCATGATTGCCTAGCGCCGCGATGATCGGCGTGCGACTGGCGAGCGTGCCGTAGGCACCGGCGTTGTGCTTCCAGAATTCGTCCCAATCGCGCTGCTCGCCACCCGATTCCACAAGATCGCCGGCAATCGCGACAAAGTCCGGATTGCGCGCCGCGATGGCGGCCAGGTTTTGGCGGTAGCCTTCGGTTTGGTCGACGACGTACTGGTCGTTCAACCCCGCGGGGCGATTCGCTCCGATCGGCGCAGTCCACGCCGCCCGCTTCCCGGTCGATTCCGGCTCCGTTTCCGAGTCGGCGTAGACGGCAAAGCGGATCGAGTCGGTCTTCGCGGGCGCCGTTCGAAACGTGCTGGTGAACGGTGTGCCGTTCTGCAGCACCGTGTACTCGTAGCTCGTGCCAGGCGCAAGATTCGTCAGCCTTACCGAATGCGCGTACGGCCGCGCAGGATGGGGCCAGCCCACCTCAGCGGAATGGTACGACAACGCCGACGCCAGGGCCGGTGACGACGCGATCGTCGTCGGGCCACCCGCCAGCGCAACCGTGCCCGCGTCGGCGGATTCACTGAACCAGCGAATCGTCATCGCATCGCTGGCAGGGTTCTGCAGGTACGGCAACACCCGAAAATCGTCAGCAAGACCGCTTCCCGTTAGCCCTAGCAGCACCACCGAGGACGCAATCAGTTGATATCGACGCGCGTATCTAGACCCCATATGACAGAATCTAGCGATCTCCCAATGGTTTGTATACCGGACGTCCACCCGACTTTTTGACCGTCGCTTGTGGTTCCCAGACCGCTGAACCGCAAGCGACTCATCGACTCCGCAACAACTCAGACGAGCACCAATGCCTGCGTTCCCCCTCCCCTTGTCCCCCCGCACAGGAACCCGTAAACTACTGGACTTTCCCACAGCCGGGCTCGGCCGTGGACAGCATTGTTGTCGTTTCGGAGATTTGCCGTGATTATCGTGATGCAGCCCCACACGTCCGCCGAGGCCATCGAGCGGGTGTCGAACGAGATCAAGCGTATGGGGTCGACGCCGCACCTGTCGCAGGGGCAGTTTCGCACGGTGATCGGGGCGGTTGGTGAGGAGGGCACGCTGGACCCGCAGCACTTGGCGGCGTTGGAAGGCGTGGAGAAGGTCGTCCCGATCATGAAGCCCTACAAGCTCGCCAGCCGCGAGTTTCACGAGGACGACTCGGTCGTCACGATCGGTGGTGGCAAGTCGCTGTTCGGCACGGAAGTACCGCAGGTGAAAGTAGGCGGCACGCACGCCGCATGCATCGCCGGGCCGTGCGCGGTCGAGAACGAGCAGATGCTCGGCCAGATCGCCCGCCACGTGCGCGACGGTGGCGCAACCGTCCTTCGCGGTGGCGTTTACAAGCCGCGCACCTCTCCCTATTCGTTCCAGGGCCACGGCGAGCCCGCGATGAAGTGGATGCGCGCCACCGGCGACGAACTGGGCATGCCGATCTGCGTGGAGGTCATGGACACGCGTCAGGTCGAGCTGATGGAGAAGTACGTCGACTGCTTCCAGATCGGCGCCCGCAACATGCAGAACTTCGATCTGCTGCGCGAGGTCGGCAAGACCCGCAAGCCCGTCCTGCTGAAGCGCGGACTGGCCGCGACGGTGAAGGATTGGCTGCTGAGCGCCGAGTACGTGCTGAGCCAGGGAAACCGCGGCGTAATCCTGTGCGAGCGCGGCATCAAGACCTTTGAGGACAGCATCCGCTATTCGCTGGACATCACCAGCATTCCGGTGGCGTCGCAATTGAGCCACCTGCCGATCATCGTCGACCCCAGCCACGCCGCCGGCAAGCGAGACTATGTCGGCGCGTTGGCGCTATCGGGCATGGCCGCCGGGGCGCACGGTGTGATCGTCGAGGTTCACTACAACCCCGCCGAGGCCCAGTGCGACGGCCCGCAGGCCCTGCTGCCCGAGACCTTCAAGAACCTCATGGGCAAGCTGCGCTCGATCGCGGCCGTCACGGGGAAAGAGTTCGCCGAGATCGGTGAAGTGGCGGCGGTATAACAAGAAATCGTGCCCACGAATGAGCACGAAGGAACACGAATAAGAATGCATTTATTCGTGTCTATTCGTGCTCATTTGTGGGCACTGAATTGATCGGCAAGGCAGATAACAAAGCACTATGGCACGTACACCGTTTATCGCTGGCAACTGGAAGATGAACACCACCAAGTCCGCGGCCATCGAGTTGGCCAAGGGCGTCGCGGCGGGCGTGCCCGCAGGCGTGGAAGTGGGCGTCGCGGTGCCGTTTGTTTACATCGACGCGGTGGCGCAGGCGGTCGCGGGGTCAAAGCTGATGGTAGGCGCTCAGGACGCCTACTTTGAGAAGAGCGGCGCGTTCACCGGTGAAATCTCGGTCGACATGCTGAAGGACCTCGGCGTGCGGTTCGCGCTTACCGGTCACAGCGAACGCCGGCATGTGCTGGGTGAGACGGGCGAACTGGTGTCGAAGAAGGCCCACGCGATCTACGCTGGCGGGCTGACGCTCGTCCACTGCGTCGGTGAGAAGCTCGAAGAGCGAGACGCCAACACGACCTTCAACGTCGTCGAAACACAGTTGAAGGAACTGTCGGCCAAGATGGACGACCCGGCCCGGGTCGTCATCGCCTACGAGCCAGTCTGGGCGATCGGCACCGGCCGAAATGCCACCGATGCTCAGGCGCAGGAGGTTCACGCCTTCGTGCGTCAAACGCTGGCCAAGATGTGGAACAAGGACTTCGCCGACCGCGTACGCATCCAGTACGGCGGCAGCATGAAGCCCGAGAACGCCAAGGGCCTGCTGGCCCAGCCCGACGTCGACGGCGGCCTGATCGGTGGCGCGGCGTTGAAGGCGGATAGTTTTCTTTCGATTGTGAACGCGGCACTTTGAGGAATTGCCGATTTGCGATTTGCGATTTGCGATTGAAGAGCGGCGATTTACTCCGTCCCTCTCTTCAATCGCAAATCGCAAATTGCAAATCGCAAATTTGGAAACCCAATGTTCAGTAGCGCACTGTTCTACATAACGATGATCGCCTTCGTGCTGATCTCCCTGTTCATGATCCTGCTCGTGCTGGTGCAGAAGGGGCGTGGCGGTGGTCTGGCGGCGGCGTTTGGTGGCATGGGGGGCAACACGGCGTTCGGCAGCAAGACCGGTGACGTGCTGACCTGGACCACCGCGGTCGTCTTCGGCATCTTCGTCGTGCTCGCGGTCGTGCTGAACCTGCTGGCCGAGCAACGCAACCGCGGTGGCGTCGCCCCCGCTGCCGCAGCGGCGACCGCGGCAACAGTCGCCCCCGAGACCGCGCCGGCCGCGACGCCCGCGCCAACGCCGGCAATGCCCCCAACACCCGCGGCGACGACGGCCCCTACCACCGCCGCCACGCCGACCCCGACGCCCATCCCCATGGGTGAGGCCAACGTCCTGAACGCCCCACCGACCACCGCCCCGGCCGCCACTGCGCCCACGGTACCCGCGGTGCCGGCGACGCAGCCTTAATCTGATCCTTTTACGTTACGCATTCGTCCAGTTCTGAAAGGCAATATGATCGTCAGCATGACCGGTTTCGGCGACGCAGCGGCGGAGAAGGACGGCACCCATTACGCCGTCGAAATCCGCTCGCTCAACAACCGCTACTTCAAGCCGGTTATCAAGCTCCCCGACACGGTCAGCGGCCTCGAACCCGAACTCGAGACCATGCTCCGCGAAAAGCTGGGCCGCGGCAGCATCACCTACATCCTGAAGATGCGCTCCGACAGCGCCGAGGCGGCGTACCACATCAACATCGAGGCCCTGAAGGCCTACGTGGAACAACTGCAACAGGTGAAGGGGCTCGACCGCCTGCTGACGATCGACCTGGCCAGCCTGGTCAACCTGCCCGGCGTCTGCAGCGAGCCGCGCGACGAGGCCGACGAGATCGCCGAGCACGGCACGATCATCCGCCAGATCACCGCGCGTGGCATCGAAAAGCTCAACGAGATGCGCCGCCGTGAGGGCGAGAGCCTGTTCCGCGAGTTGATGAAGCACCTGGCGGTCATTAAGGCCAGCCTCGCGACGATCAGCGAACGCGCCCCGATGGTGGTCGACGACTACCACAAACGGCTGACCCAGCGGGTTAACCAGCTGATGCAGAAGGCCGAACTGCGTGTGAACGAGAACGACCTTATCCGCGAGGTCGCCGTCTTCGCCGAGCGCGCCGACATCGCCGAGGAAATCCAACGCCTCTCGACGCATTTGACCGCCTTCGAGGAAGCCTGCCAGACCGGCGAACACGCCGGCCGCAAGCTGGACTTCATCACGCAGGAAATGCTGCGTGAAGCC
Proteins encoded:
- a CDS encoding cyclodeaminase/cyclohydrolase family protein; translation: MKDTTSTIHDFLEAAAARTPTPGGGAVTALAGALAVTMGQMVINYSVGRKGHEAFTDELTAAQRELLNARNLFAQLVIEDQAAFEALRDAKKMPDGPDKQATLNAAILACVRVPEAIGATAVRVLEIADAQVDHVNPYLLSDLAVCADLAMATVRCAIYSVRANLPEITDPADVRSIEATVNQLRSRALTLVQSVSPRIWARYEQSR
- a CDS encoding response regulator, with protein sequence MTDAFPPTDPAAAQADINSESFLPQSTVLIVDDNPQNVELLQAFLEALPVRIAIAVDGVDALEKVAEHNPDLILLDIMMPRMSGYQVCRKLKSDPKTKDIQILMVTALNELGDIEQASECGTDDFVSKPVNKLELLTRVKSLLRVRHLKSELERALTYLNEIEQDNPET
- a CDS encoding sugar phosphate isomerase/epimerase family protein, with the protein product MKLAFSTNAYTKHTLFDALAGIKRAGFEGVEILADVPHAYPDAIDTAFTARVLDELERLELTVSNVNANCSFGYWRHAPAEPYFEPSLISPDATMRADRQRMILKTLDFAAAIGARNISITSGRLLGGMPPDRAAPQFVESIKPILDSAESMGIDVGIECEPGLYVEYIAELRDWCDRLGSQRLGANLDIGHSVVIGEPIADVVSLMQGRIWNLHVEDLPGRKHYHMIPGQGTFPWDELKQSLRAIQYDRFATVELYTHTQNPQAAADESCRFLSKLFAD
- a CDS encoding phosphomannomutase/phosphoglucomutase, encoding MIDKIFKAYDVRAVYPSPLNEEMAWKVGHAAAQYLKRSRAALPADKKVAREDTMVVGRDMRPHSPDLANALMDGIRSVGMNVVDVGMVDTSFIYFAINELDTVGGIMTTASHNPIQYNGFKISGPKAKPIGAASGLGDIKRIASTLRVGNTGLKGQIVEQDLWPAYRKHVLQFMDLKRKLRVVVDASNGMAGKMVPLVFNDVPNLEIIPLLFEITGSFVHDPNPLVDSNLDMLKAKVRETGADLGGCFDGDADRCFFVDELGQTIGCDILTAVMAKDFLIEQPGATIVYDLRSSHVVPDEIKAAGGVPKRDRVGHAFIKKTMAETKAVFGGELSGHFYFQGNFYADSGAIAFAKVLSVLSKQAAPASAQLKPFSKYFQTGEVNFLVDDKDAKIREIAEAYKTGKSDYLDGITVDMGDWWFNVRKSNTEPLLRLNLEAPSKAMLDDKFKELKKLLGEPAEGH
- a CDS encoding aldo/keto reductase; this translates as MKTQLLGRSSLVSSRLSYGNMRSVGTWNPAEVTPERMAKAVQAHIAAYEAGYTLFDTADIYCRGMCETALGNTLKQVSGMRDRILIATKCGIRFAGDPAPDSPHRYDFSAQHIERSVEGTLSRLGVETIDVFHLHRPDLLMNPPEIAAAFDRVRSAGKVREFAVSNFSPSFVAALQAHLPFPLVANQVEIHLGRLDPFTDGTLDQCIERTITPLSWSPLAGGWLGAGRTLPADAPNRENRQKLLDVLDATATEHGVSRTVIALAWLLKHPSQIIPIIGSATPANIVDAAKADDIDLTRDQWYRILLAARGKALP
- a CDS encoding metallophosphoesterase family protein, translated to MLPYLQNPASDAMTIRWFSESADAGTVALAGGPTTIASSPALASALSYHSAEVGWPHPARPYAHSVRLTNLAPGTSYEYTVLQNGTPFTSTFRTAPAKTDSIRFAVYADSETEPESTGKRAAWTAPIGANRPAGLNDQYVVDQTEGYRQNLAAIAARNPDFVAIAGDLVESGGEQRDWDEFWKHNAGAYGTLASRTPIIAALGNHENYGGPGDLGGYTAVAANRSTDKFRTYFETPDNGATNAQHNGRYHRFDLGPITYITIDSSDGGEHGKATDTNHHLSGSNAPDYMPGSEQYAWLQSQLADAQQASQFTFVQFHHAPYSTGPHGLAPGAIDAGLDPQSGVPMRALTPLLSQYGVDAVFSGHDEMYEHSLVDGIHFYDVGIGGDGLRAPLTEDVLKNEFQEFIAHTDAPEIWDGNVLLSGGKHYGHVEVNVFEEDGIWKAILTPVYLFPLMNTKGEVTGWERREHTTDIVTLTAVPEPASAVGVGLGGMLLLGTRRRRYS
- the aroF gene encoding 3-deoxy-7-phosphoheptulonate synthase — its product is MIIVMQPHTSAEAIERVSNEIKRMGSTPHLSQGQFRTVIGAVGEEGTLDPQHLAALEGVEKVVPIMKPYKLASREFHEDDSVVTIGGGKSLFGTEVPQVKVGGTHAACIAGPCAVENEQMLGQIARHVRDGGATVLRGGVYKPRTSPYSFQGHGEPAMKWMRATGDELGMPICVEVMDTRQVELMEKYVDCFQIGARNMQNFDLLREVGKTRKPVLLKRGLAATVKDWLLSAEYVLSQGNRGVILCERGIKTFEDSIRYSLDITSIPVASQLSHLPIIVDPSHAAGKRDYVGALALSGMAAGAHGVIVEVHYNPAEAQCDGPQALLPETFKNLMGKLRSIAAVTGKEFAEIGEVAAV
- the tpiA gene encoding triose-phosphate isomerase, which encodes MARTPFIAGNWKMNTTKSAAIELAKGVAAGVPAGVEVGVAVPFVYIDAVAQAVAGSKLMVGAQDAYFEKSGAFTGEISVDMLKDLGVRFALTGHSERRHVLGETGELVSKKAHAIYAGGLTLVHCVGEKLEERDANTTFNVVETQLKELSAKMDDPARVVIAYEPVWAIGTGRNATDAQAQEVHAFVRQTLAKMWNKDFADRVRIQYGGSMKPENAKGLLAQPDVDGGLIGGAALKADSFLSIVNAAL
- the secG gene encoding preprotein translocase subunit SecG; translated protein: MFSSALFYITMIAFVLISLFMILLVLVQKGRGGGLAAAFGGMGGNTAFGSKTGDVLTWTTAVVFGIFVVLAVVLNLLAEQRNRGGVAPAAAAATAATVAPETAPAATPAPTPAMPPTPAATTAPTTAATPTPTPIPMGEANVLNAPPTTAPAATAPTVPAVPATQP
- a CDS encoding YicC/YloC family endoribonuclease: MTGFGDAAAEKDGTHYAVEIRSLNNRYFKPVIKLPDTVSGLEPELETMLREKLGRGSITYILKMRSDSAEAAYHINIEALKAYVEQLQQVKGLDRLLTIDLASLVNLPGVCSEPRDEADEIAEHGTIIRQITARGIEKLNEMRRREGESLFRELMKHLAVIKASLATISERAPMVVDDYHKRLTQRVNQLMQKAELRVNENDLIREVAVFAERADIAEEIQRLSTHLTAFEEACQTGEHAGRKLDFITQEMLREANTIGSKANDATIAKHCVEIKGAIDRLKEQVQNVE